GCACGGTCCTCAGCTCGCTCGCGGCCTGGGAGGACGCGGACTACTGCAAGCGGGTCCTCGGGCTCGACGGCGCGCTCGGCAGCATCGACCGGGCGAAGCTCAACGTCAACGGTTCCTCCCTTGCCGCGGGCCACCCCTTCGCCGCGACGGGCGGCCGCATCGTGGCGTCCCTCGCCAAGACGCTGTCCGAGAAGGGCGGCCGCGGACTCATCTCCGTGTGTGCCGCCGGCGGGCAGGGCGTCGTCGCGATCCTCGAGGCGAGGAACTGATGGCCGACACCTACCTGGACCTCGTCAACACGCCCCTGCCCGGCAGGATCGCCAAGGCACTCGGCCTGCCCCGGCCGTCGGTGCTGCGGCGCTACTCCCCGGGAGAGACGCTCGCACTGGACCCCGTGCTCGTCGCCGGGGCCGGCGCCGGGGCGGATGCGCTCGCCGACGTGCTCCTGGGCTGGGACATCGAGGTGCGGCGGCACGTGCTGCCGGGCGAGAAGCTGAGCGCCGCCGTCGTCGTCCTGGACCGGGCCGCGTCGCCCGCGGACCTCGCGGCACCGATGCTCGAACTCGGCCAGGCGGTGAGGCTGCTCGTCCCGGGCGGGCGGGTCATCGGGCTCCTCCGCTCGTCCGCCGACACCACCAACCCGGCCGAGGCCGCCGCCCGCCAGGGCATCGACGGCGCCATCCGATCCGTGGCGCACGAACTGAGGAACGGCGCGACGGCCAACGGGATCGTCCTCCGCGGCGACGCAACGACCACCGACGCCACCACGCTCGGCGCCCTGCGGTTCCTCCTCTCCGGCAGGAGCGCGTACGTGGACGGGCAGTTCATCGAGGTCACCTCCCTTCCTGCCGCGAGCGCCGCCGACCTCGCCGCGGCCGACACGGCGGCGGGGGAGGGTGTGCCCGACCAGCCCCTGACGGGGAAGACCGCCGTTGTCACCGGGGCCGCCCGCGGCATCGGCGCGAAGATCGCCGAGGTCCTCGCCCGCGACGGGGCGCGCGTGATCGTCGTCGACGTCCCCGCGGCCGGGGAGCAGCTCGCCCGGGTCGCCAACAGCGTGTCCGGGACCGCCCTGCAACTCGACATCACCGCCCCCGACGCCGCGGCGCGCATCCTCGACCACGCGGCGCAGCGCTACGGAGGCGTGGACATCGTGGTGCACAACGCGGGCATCACGCGGGACAAGCTGCTCGCCAACATGGACGCATCCCGCTGGGACTCCGTGATCGCGGTGAACATCGCCTCGCAGCTTCGTATGAACGAGCAGCTCCTCGCCTCGCCCGTGTTCTCGGGCACGGGCCGGATCATCAGCCTGGCCTCGACGAGCGGTATCGCCGGCAATCGCGGGCAGAGCAACTACGCGGCGTCCAAGGCGGGGGTCATCGGCATGGTCCGCGCCCAGGCGGCGGCATTCGACGGGGGCGGCCGCACCATCAATGCCGTGGCCCCCGGGTTCATCGAGACGGACATGACGGCGAAGATCCCGCCGCTCACCCGCCAGGTGGCGCGCCGCCTGAGCAGTCTGCAGCAGGGCGGGCTGCCGGTGGATGTCGCCGAGACGGTCGCGTTCCTGGCCTCCGACGCGGCCGCCGGGATCAACGGGCAGGTCCTCCGGGTGTGCGGGCAGAACCTGGTGGGCGCATGAGCGGAGCGCTCGCGGAGGACGTCACCCTGCCCGGGACGCCGCGTCTCGCCGGACTGTACCGGCAGGCGCTCATGCTGGCTGCACGGCGTACGGTGCGGCGGGGAGGCCTGCCGTCGGCGGTGCCCCCCGCCCGCCACCGCGTCGACGGTATCGTCGCCGACCTCGGCGCACTGACGCGGTACCAGCAGCTGTTCGGGTCCGCCGTCAGGGACCTCCTGCCCTCGGCCTACCTGCACACCCTCGCCTTCCCGGTCGCCATGAGCGTCCTCGCGCGGGCGGATTTCCCGCTGCCGCTGCTCGGCATGGTGCACCTCAGCAACGAGGTACGCCAGGAGCGGCCGGTGGGCGCGTTCGAGGCGATGGACGTCGTGGCGTGGGCCGAGGACCTGAGGCCCCACCCGGCCGGGACGCAGGTGGACCTCGTCACCGAGGTCTCCGTCGCGGGTGAACGCGTCTGGGCGGGCCGCTCCGTCTACCTGGCGCGCGGCATCGGCGCGGTGCCGGCTCCCCGGCGGGACGAGGTCCGCCCCTCGTTCGCCGCCCCTGCTCCGACGGGCCTCTGGCGGCTCGGCGCCGACACGGGACGGCGCTACGCCGCCGTGTCGGGGGACTGGAACCCCATCCACCTGAGCGGGCCCTCCGCGAGGGCGCTCGGCATGAAGACGACGATCGCCCACGGCATGTACCTGGCCGCGCGCATGGTCGACGAGGCGGTCCCGGCGCCGGCCGGCGCTCTCGCGTGGCGCATCGACTTCGCCGCCCCCGTCCTCCTGCCGGGGACCGTCACGACGTCGTTCGCCCGCACGGAGCGTACCGGCGGCAGTACCGGTGCCAGTGCCCGTGGTGGTGCCGGCGGCGGGATCGCCGTCGAGGTGGTCGGCTGGTCCGCCGAGCGCCGGCGGCAGCACTTCACGGGATGGGTGCGCGCGGAATAGTTCCATGCCGGGCAGGCCCTGTCCAGAGCTCCGACGATTTTCCGGGGGAGTTCCCGCCAGGCGATCATTTACACTGGCAGGGCCGTCGCCCGCAGGGCACACTCCAGGGACCAGCCCACGAGGGCTGACCCACTGTACGGAAAGAGGAGTTTCGTGAACTCTCGAGGTCTCAAAGCCGGCATGATCGCCGCGTCGGCCCTGATGGCATCAGCGCTGATGGCAGCAGGTCCCGTCCAGGCAGCACCGGCCCCACCCTCCGGCGAGGTCGTCGCCACCACCCTGTCCCACGCGCAGGACGAGAGCCAGAGCGCGCTCGACGCCTACTGGACCGCCGACCGGATGAGGAACGCGAAGCCCGCGAACACCATCAACTCCGGCTGGGCCGCGGAAGGGCGCTCCGTGATGCCGAAGGCCGGCCAGGAGGCAGTGGCGAGGGCACCGAAGCAGCCCGTCGTCCAGCCGCGGGCCGTCGCCCAGTCGGCC
This genomic interval from Arthrobacter agilis contains the following:
- a CDS encoding 3-oxoacyl-ACP reductase, whose product is MADTYLDLVNTPLPGRIAKALGLPRPSVLRRYSPGETLALDPVLVAGAGAGADALADVLLGWDIEVRRHVLPGEKLSAAVVVLDRAASPADLAAPMLELGQAVRLLVPGGRVIGLLRSSADTTNPAEAAARQGIDGAIRSVAHELRNGATANGIVLRGDATTTDATTLGALRFLLSGRSAYVDGQFIEVTSLPAASAADLAAADTAAGEGVPDQPLTGKTAVVTGAARGIGAKIAEVLARDGARVIVVDVPAAGEQLARVANSVSGTALQLDITAPDAAARILDHAAQRYGGVDIVVHNAGITRDKLLANMDASRWDSVIAVNIASQLRMNEQLLASPVFSGTGRIISLASTSGIAGNRGQSNYAASKAGVIGMVRAQAAAFDGGGRTINAVAPGFIETDMTAKIPPLTRQVARRLSSLQQGGLPVDVAETVAFLASDAAAGINGQVLRVCGQNLVGA
- a CDS encoding MaoC family dehydratase, yielding MSGALAEDVTLPGTPRLAGLYRQALMLAARRTVRRGGLPSAVPPARHRVDGIVADLGALTRYQQLFGSAVRDLLPSAYLHTLAFPVAMSVLARADFPLPLLGMVHLSNEVRQERPVGAFEAMDVVAWAEDLRPHPAGTQVDLVTEVSVAGERVWAGRSVYLARGIGAVPAPRRDEVRPSFAAPAPTGLWRLGADTGRRYAAVSGDWNPIHLSGPSARALGMKTTIAHGMYLAARMVDEAVPAPAGALAWRIDFAAPVLLPGTVTTSFARTERTGGSTGASARGGAGGGIAVEVVGWSAERRRQHFTGWVRAE